CTATCTAAGGCAACTCATTTATTCCCACAGCTTTACTTCCATCTGTTGATGACTCTCAACTCTTCATATCTCCAACCTAGACCTTTCTTCAGCTTCCACAGCTGTATATCCAACTATCTACTGGACATCTCTTGTATGTTTCACAAATCCCCAAGGCTTAccatatttaaatttaacttttcatTGTCTACCCACACctcaacaacagaaaaaacaaatgctGGATGTAATTATTATCTTTCCTAAATTCCGTATCTTGTTAAATGGATTAAACCATTCTCACTCTTGGCTTCCAATTTGTTGCCAAGTTTTGTTGATTCTCCTACCAAATATTTCCCAAATCTATCTCCACCTTTCTATCCCGATTCAGGCGCTcatcatgtttttaaatattggaatagtctgggtgtggtggcatgcatctgtagtcccagcaacttgggaggctgaggcaagaggatcacttgagcccaggagttagaggctgcagtgagctatgatcacaccaatgtactccagcacggagaaaagagcaagaccctgtctctaaaaacaaaaacggcaacaacaacaacaaaacaacagaaaaaaaaaaacttggaataCAGTAATAGTCTCCTAATCGGTCCCTAATTTCATCTCTGTTCAGTCTTCCCTCTTCTGCCAGGGTAACCTTCCTCAGGGACTGATCATGTCTCTTCATTGGCAATGGCTTTCCATTGCCGTTAATTTGATCTCTTTGGCCTACCACACAAAGCCTTTCAttatcttggccgggcgcggtggctcacgtttgtaatcccagcactttgggaggccgaggcgggcggatcacgaggtcaggagatcgagaccacagtgaaaccccgtctctactaaaaatacaaaaaattagccaggcgtggtggcgggcgcctgtagtcccagctactcggagaggctgaggcaggagaatggcgtgaacccgggaggcggggagcttgcagtgagccgagatcgcgccactgcactccagcctgggtgaaagagcgagactccgtctcaaaaaaaaaaaaaaaaaaaaaaaaagcctttgattatctgtttcttttttttaataatttaatttgagTACCAACATTTAGGTTCTTTCTACCACCAATATTGAACCTAAGTTCTCATAGTTCCAGAAAATGCCATGACTTGTAGCCATGTTTCCTCCACCCTAGAACACTCTTTCCCCCAAGCCTTTCAGTGTCCGCTGACTCAAAGTTAAATGCCCTTTTGCTGTGCCCCACAGCACCTCAGTAATTGTTAGACATCTAGCTTCTCTAGACCGTGAGTTCTGCTGGGCAGCCACCATGTCTAACTCGTCCACTTTCTCTCAGTGTATGGCCCTGCACCTGGCACAGACAGAGATGATGCCCAGAAAACATTTGACGAATAAATGATTGAGTAAACGAAGAGTTACTATACTCTGATCGCCTTTACAGAGAGAACATCTGGGCCTCAGAGACACCAGAACACCCAGCGGCCCACGTCCAGGGAGTCCAGAACCTTGGGCTCCCGCGCACACCCAGGCCAGGTCCTGGGCGTCATTCCCCCGCCGGCCTCTGGGGGTGCTGCGCGGTCCGCGCCCGCTCTCCGCTGCCGGAATTCGTCTTGCCTGACGGAAGCTGGGGAGTGGGCaggcggcgggggcggggcccgGCGGAGCCTACACCGACCCTGGAGGGAGACTGGAGCCTTTGCGGCGGCGCTGCCCCTCCCCTGGTCCCCGCGAGCTCCGAGGGCCCGATTGGTGTTGCGGGGACCCCGGGAGGTACGGAGCTGGGAGGCGAGGCTCGTCCGGCGCTAGGATCGGCCTCCGCCTCTGGGCCGCTTTAGGTGACTGGTCTCTGCCTCTCATTCCCTCTGGGGGCTCCCCCGTGGGAAAATCTGTGGCGGAGGCCCCTCTGGCCCACTCTTATGGTGTCCTTTATGGTGGGGCTCGCTATATGGAGAGGGAGTCTGTGTCAGGAGCTTCCCCTGGAGAGGTTTCTGTTTGGGACCGCCTTTGGGAGTGATCTATCTCTGCTCTCTGGGGGGGGGATCTTTGTCTGGAGCTTTTGGGGGGCTTGTGTTTGGAAGTTTGCCTTCGGAGAGATATCTGTCTGGGACCTCTTAGGGTTTCTGTGTCTGagctttctcttttctgtctgtCAGTCCAAGGGCAGCAAAAAGTATCTCCTTTCTGAAGCCTTTTTTTCCGTAGGtttcttcactcttttctctCTTGTCTTACGTTCATTTTAGCCATAGAGTTGACTGGGGCTTAGAGGGAATTGATTGTTGTCCAGATGAGTCATACAGGAAAGCagattgtctttttttgagacggagtcttgctctgtcacccaggctggagtgcagtggcatatccttggctcactgcaatctccgcctcctgggttcaagcaattctcctgcctcagcctctcaagtagctgggattacaggcacccgtcaccacgcctggctaattttttgtatttttagtagaggcgaggtttcactatgttggccagtctggtctcgaactcctgactttgtgatccgcccacctcggcctcccgaagtgctgagattacaggcgtgagccaccgtgccctgcctgccCCAGATTATCCTTTTTATTTGCTCAGTACCCCCAGGGAGCAGATGGCTTCAGACAGCCACACAAAATACTGTTCCTGCTTAATTCTTCATGGGGTCATGGTTAAAGAGAGGAAGCTGGGCTGAGCTCCCTTCACTAATTGGTCCTCTACATCTTGCGCACAGAAGGGAACCTGGCCCAGTGGCCAGTGACTCTCCTCTCCCTTTATGGCAGCATTTCCAAGCACCTGCCCTGTGACAGATACTGGCTAGGTACTGGGGATAACAAAGACGAATCAAATAACAGCTTACTGTCCAGTAGTAGACATAGAGACATCAGTTTCCTCTGACTAGCATTGGGATGGTGCTGAAACCCTGGAACTATACATTCAGTTTAGAACTTGGGCTCTCAGTTGTGGATATTCTGCcttctgtttttttggtttttgtttttgtccacCAGAAGACATCTGCTAGTAACTGCCCTCTGTGTTGATGCTTTCTTTCCTCACCTCACCCAGCGTACTTCTGTTCTTCAAGGTTGAAAACTAAGCATGGGGAAGAGCTGCAAGGTGGTCGTGTGTGGCCAGGCGTCTGTGGGCAAAACTTCAATCCTGGAGCAGCTTCTGTATGGGAACCATGTAGTGGGTGAGTGTTGTTGGAGGGGGAGGAACAGTGGAAGAAGGTGAAAAATAAGGAATAGGACTTGATCACAACACACACAGGCTAAAAGCTGCTCCTGGTGATTTTTGCCCCTGGAATAATTAAGCTTACATTGTAACAGATCAACTCTACAACACTGAACAAATCCGGAGGGAGAAAGCCCTATGTCCAAGATAGGAAAGAGAAGCTGTCATGTCACACTTGTGCTTAGCATGGAATTAGCATAAAATTAATGtccattggccgggtgcggtggatcacgcctgtaatcccagcactttgggaggctgaggcgggcggatcacctcaggtcaggagtttgagaccagcctgaccaacttggagaaaccctgtctctactaaaaatacaaaattagccgggcgtggtgacacatgcctgtaatcccagctattcgggaggctgaggcaggagaatcacttgaacccgggaggtggaggttgtggtgagccgagatcgcgccattgcactccagcctgggcaacaagagcaaaacgccgtctcaaaaaaagaaagaaattaatgttCGTTCCCCTAAACCCAAATCATTTCAGTCCTGCCAGGCTGTCAATTCTCTGGCCTCCTCAGCCCCCCACATTCCTTTCTCCCCGTCTGGTCAGCCTTAAGATGCTCTCATCACTCACATTTCCCATCTCTCTCCACTTCAgacagttttctcattttataccAGGTTCGGAGATGATCGAGACACAGGAGGATATCTACGTGGGCTCCATTGAGACAGACCGGGGGGTGCGAGAGCAGGTGCGTTTCTATGACACCCGGGGGCTCCGAGATGGGGCCGAACTGCCCCGACACTGCTTCTCTTGCACTGATGGCTACGTCCTGGTCTACAGCACAGATAGCAGAGAGTCTTTTCAGCGTGTAGAGCTGCTCAAGAAGGAGATTGACAAATCCAAGGACAAGAAGGAGGTGTGTGGCATAGGCTTCTGGTGGGAGCCTCAGTGGTCAGAGAGTTTGGGCAGAGGGCTGGTTTGGGAAGCCTGGCATGGCTCCATTCTTCACTCCAAAGTGAGTTAGGAGCCAGAGGTGGGGTGGAGGCCACTGAGGGTATTTTACCCTCAGGAGTGGCTGCATTTTGAGTCTGCTCAACCAAAGAGGCCTCTTTGTGGTTTAAGGGGTCCCTGACCTAATGTATGAAGCCCCCACTTAGTTGTTGAAGGGGTCCTTGACCTAATGTATGAAGCCCCTACTTAGTTGTATGAAGCTCCTGCATAGTTGTTCTTCCTGATGGTTCCATGCTTTTAGCTAtgaaaacccttttttttttgtttgtctgagactgggtctcactctgccacccaggcaggagtgcagtgacatgatcacagctcactgcagcctcaacctcccaaggcttaggtggtcctcctgcctcagccccctgctaagactacaggtgcacgccaccacacctggctaagttttgtatttttagtagagatggagtttcgtcatgttgctcaggctggtctcaaactcctggactcaagcagtccacctgcctcagcctcccaaagtgttgggattacaggcgtgagccactgcatctggccacgAAGGCCCTTCTGTTCTCCAGAATCCCACTGTAAGCTGAAGGGTTCTGGGAGCGCTTCCTCACCTGTTGTTGAGCCAGAAACTGACTGCTAGTAATGAGCATGTATGGGCAATACAGAGCTGGTGATAGAACTCCTAAAAGGAGGGCTAGATGGAGGCCAGAATTtgaacagaggaaagagaaaaaaagcaaccaTCTCCTTCCCCACAATGAGTGGTATGGAATCTAGAAAGCGATATCAGCCATTGAGCTTTCCTCTCATAGAACTCCTAGGTGGTTGCCAGCCCCCATGTCCATTTCTGGTTCTATGGTACATTCACAGGCCTATGCTCTGTCCCTCTTCCCCAGGTCACTATCGTGGTCCTTGGCAACAAGTGTGACTTACAGGAGCAGCGGCGTGTAGACCCAGATGTGGCTCAGCATTGGGCAAAGTCAGAGAAGGTGAAGCTGTGGGAGGTGTCAGTGGCGGACCGGCGCTCCCTCCTGGAGCCCTTTGTCTACCTGGCCAGCAAGATGACGCAACCCCAGAGCAAGTCTGCCTTCCCCCTCAGCCGGAAGAACAAGGGCAGTGGCTCCTTGGATGGCTGAAGAGCTGCCGTTCCTCCTTCACGATCCCAGCCCCATTTCAGTGTCTGGGGCTCTGGTAGATGTGTTGAGGGCAAAGTAGAGGGCAAGCTGTCTTTCCCAGTCAGCCAGGGAGCTCCCCGCCAGGCCAGGCCCCAGCCACTTTGCTCTGTCTCACCTCTAGGAAATGCAAATACTCTTGGTTGACATCCCCTTCCTCAGCCCTCCCAGCCTactccccaccccagcttttatagGATCTGCTCCACTGTCTCCTGGGGCAGTTGTGGGTCACTGTCCCTTCCAGCTGCCCCAGACAGGAAGCAGAATTACCACGCAGCAGTGTCCATTCTTGGGTCTGAGTTCCTATTATAGGTAGGGGCCCCACCCTCTGGGCTTCCCGTCAGCAACACACACACTTATGGCACCAGCCTGGACTCCAGAAAAAGGGTGTCCAGGTATTGTGTGTATGCATTTAgttgtgcacacgtgtgtgtgcacgcgcacacacataaATATGCTCCTATACTGGCGTTAGGCGTCTCCTCATCCCTCACCCTGACCTTTCTCCTGTCCTTTTCTTGGCTGGAAGAAGTTAGCCTCCTGGGAGTGTAGTTTTCTGTTTTAAGtcccccacccctggccgggctcggtggctcacacctgtaatcccagcactttgggaggccaaggcgggtcgattacttgtggtcaggagttcacgaccaccctggccaacattgtgaaaccccatctctgccaaaaatacaaaagttagccgggcatggtggcacatgcctgtaatctcagctacccagggaggctgaggcaggagaattgcttgaactcagaaggcagaggctgcagtgagctgagatcgcaccactgcactctagcctggtcaacagagcaagactccatctcacaaaaaaaaaaagaaaaaaattccccacccccaccaattGTTTTACTTCCTCTTCCTGCTCAGGGAGCAGATGGGCCTCACTGGTTGAGATGGAATAGAATAACTGGGCTATGAGTCGCCAGCCCACTTTGTGACCCAGCAAGacctttcccctctctgggcgtcagtttctcatctgtaagatgaccAGAGTTGCTTAGATGATCTCCTAGATCCTTTCCAGTTCTCTGATTTTGTAAAGCCAATGGCTTCTCCCTCTTTAAGGTGCTATGCCGACCAGCCCTGGAGGCTGGGATCTGCTGCTCCCTCCAGCCACCAGGGGGCAGGAGTGCACTACCTGCTGTCAGTCACCAGAGTGGCCGCTCGGTGCCCAGTCCGCCAGCCTTGCCCTTGGAGGCTGCTCTTCATCCTGCCTGTGGTTTTCAGCTCAGAGCTGGACTTCTATTTATAAGTTacctgtatttatatttatatgcccGCTGCCATGGTGAAGGCTGGACAAGGTGCTCCTCTGGCCCCTCCTTCTTACCTCAGATGCCTGAACAGAACAAGGCAAACCCATAGCAGCCTCTCAGGAGCTGACAGGTCCTCTTTCGGGGCTCAGGAGGGTGGGCATACACCCAGCGGCCTGCAGAGTGAGCTTATTACCCACAACTGTGCCCGCTTTGTGCTTCTGAGGTGCACACCTAGCCTAGGTGAGACACTGCAGCCAGGCAACCACCGACACACGCCCCTTCTCAAAGCCAGAGGTGAGTGGGGCAGGTGCCCGGGGCTGGGTAATTGGAATTAGGACACACACGGGCTTGGGCTTCAAGTTCATTTATTGATGCATTGATTGGACACAATAAAACCACAATTGTTATCAAAAagtttccctcccctcccccctttttCTGGTTCTCCCATtggaaatgtctttaaaaaaaaaaaagatacaagggGATACTGGCAAGGTCCCATATtgtagggtggggagggggcagtgCTGCAGTGGAAGGGAGTTTGTGATGTTGACATTGACAGCATGAAAATGGGTCTTGGAAGTGCATGTGAGACTGCCTCCCAACACAGCTTCACAGTGGCAGGGGCTGGTTGGGAGAAGGGAAAGCTGAGTTTAGTGCTAGGACCAGTTTGGAGTGGGAAGCTGTAGGGGAAAGCTCTTCCTTTGGGAGCCCTGGGGGGATTCGGTGTTAGCTGAGTCCATAGTCTGAGGGAGACCCACACCCGCCCTCCAAGAGTTGGGGTTCAGAAAGTCAGAGAAAGGCTAAGAAGAGAGCTTCTGAGGGATCAGTTACTCCCTCAATATTAAGACTGGGCTCATCAGCAagtatcacttgaaccagggaggcagaggctgcagtgagccaagattgcaccactgcactctaacccgGGCAACAGAATGatactctcaaaaagaaaaaaagactgggcCCATGAATGCCCAGAAGACtaagattaaaacaaacaaaaccctgggCCCAACCAGAACATTACCTCCTCTCTTAGTCCCACCCCTTCAGAGCAGATGAAGCCCCCAAAAACTTTCAGAACCAGCCCCACTACCTCCTTGGCTCTGCTCCACCTTAGCACTGCCGATCAAAGGACTTCTGGGTCCCCCTTTCTCCTCCATGGTCCTCTGCCACACTCCCATGGTCACCTTGTCCTGACAGCCTTGAGCCTGCTGCAGCTAGAGACCCCATCCCTATCTCCAGTGAAGCCCCAGAGCCTAGGAATAGAGGTCAGAGAGTCGTCCCCTGGCTAGGAGAGGATGGCTTGTAGAAGCTAAGATTCCTGGAGTCTGGCCATGTGGGTCTTGGGTGGAGGAAAGTGAGAGCACCACGTGGCTGGGGCTGAGATTTTGCATAGATCTTTGGGGTCTGTCAGGGTGGGAAATGCAGGCAAGCCCAGGATTAACCCTGGAAGGCCTGGGAAAGGACGGTGGGGACAGTCCTTGGAAGGGAGCTGCCCTTAAAATTAGCCCAGCTTTTTCTGAATCGGGCAGGACCCCTGAAGCTGTTCACAGTCCCTGTGGCATGTAGGAAACCAAGGTGTCTCAGGACAGGAGGAGACAAGGAGTGGCTATTGGGAAATCAGCTCTGGCCTCCCCATGAGGGCTAATAAGGGGCAAGGACGATAGGTCCTGTGGCAGGGCGGACAGCTCCTGCTGGGGTGCGAAACAGAGCTGGGCCCAGGATGGGAGCCGGGAAGAGGGTAGTGGCTGCTGTAGGGGCAGGGCGGAGGGCCAGGGGTCCTGGCAGAGCACAGATGGCAGTGGCTGCGGTGGGGAGCGGGCTGGGCAGGAAGCGGGCTGCCAGTGTCTTGGTGAGTTGCTTCTGCAAGGCCAGTTTAGActacacagaaaagaaaggaatggacaCAGTCTTCACCCCAGAAAACCCCACTCCCTCCCTGGGGCCCATCCTCAAGCTTTTTGCTGCAGGGAAAACGTGCCTTTTAGAGTTCCAAACCTAAAtcctcctcccttcccacccccaaACATTCATTCCGAAGGGCTTTCTCCACCACCTATCTTCCTGTCCAGAGGGAGGAAAGTCTCAGcatgggagaagggaggaggattGACCGGATAGAGATGGTCTCTAGCAGATGCACGCCCACCCCTCACTCTTGCACCTAAGATGACTACCCCAGCCCACCTCCCCGGAAATTCCTCTGGGCAGATCCCAGTTTCCAGGCCTAGCTCTCTCACTGCCCAGCAGCCTCATTGCAGGGTAGCCTCTTTTCCTGCCCCACCGCAGCCCCCCATCTGGCCCTCCCAGCCCACCCTCTCCCCTCCTGACCCAGTCCCAGCTCTGTTGCCTGGAGACAGATACCTTGAGGATACTCACAGCCAGCGCTGCGTGCTTCTGCAGCTTGCTGTGCTGGCTGGAGGGCTTGGGGGGCTTCCCGGCCAGGCGGTCTTTGTGCCTCCTGCTGCTCATGTGCtaatggacagacagacagactggGAACAAGATGACAAAGCCCAAGGACCCCAAGACCATCATCCTCgactctcttccccttcctctacCCACAGCTCACACATCCAAAGCACACAGACTGGGTCCTCACCCTGGGGTAGGCCCTGGGAAGGGGAGGTGAGTCTTGGCCTTTGCCCTCAGTTGGCCCACTGGCTTGCTGGCCTCACTCCTCCAGCCTGCTCTGCTGTGCCCTGCCTGCCCTCTTTAGGgtccctccctctcctgccctgcccccaAACCCCCTCCCCTGGCTCCAACCCCAGTCACAGCCTCACTTCTCCCACCTGCTTCAGTTGGGTCTCTGAATTGACCTGGAGCTGACAGAGAGCACAGTGGAAAGCAGGGCTGGGCCCCTGCCGGCCGCCCCGGCCCCCTGTCACTCTCCTGGCCTTGTGTCCGGCACCTCCCCTGGACACCGGGCGGCCCCGGCTCCTCCGGGGAGCCCCTCGCTGACCTTCCATCATCCACCGGTGCTTGGCTCCTGGAGAGGGAAGAAGGCAGTCTCTCAGCAGCAGGAAGGGGTTGCAGGGGCCACAGAGACCCCCTCCACACTCAACGCAATTTGGCTCCCCCCGTAAGCCTCACGGCTGCTCTGTGCACACATCGCCCTCCAGCCACACATGGTTTCCCCTCCCAGCTTCTGTCCTTTCATGCCAGCCCCTCCCATGGAAGGCCTTCCTGCACTACAAATAGctggcttcccctttgctttGATCTCAGTCCCTTCCTTCTGGGTGTAATCTAAGGAGAGAGGCAGATGTCTCCTGTCTCCTGTGGAGTGACCCTTCAGAGATTTAGCGACCTTCAGTTCTTGCTGCCTCAGACTTCTCTTCCCAATTCTCCTTCTCCAAGGAGTAATGGGAGGACCCAGAAACGTCCGCTCAGTAACACACAAGCACAAAGCCTCCGCCACCCAACCGTTGAGTGAAGCACCCAGGAACTCAAGCCTGCCCTCATCTGGTGAGGCTTAGCTTCTGCCCCACCCTTTCCCCGGACTCCAGCTCCTGGGGATTACTGACCTGTGTTGTGAGCCTGAAGCTGGGAAGCCGAGTTCACTGTCACCTTACACGTGGGGCAGTAGAGGTGCCCCTTCTCGCTCCTGCCTTCCCCACTCACACTGCTTCCCATGGCAGCTGCCACCGGCTCAGGCCCCGGTGCCTCTCTCCCAGGCTCTGGGGAGCAAGGTgggcaggaggaagaagaggatgagGAGGCAGCATCCAAGAGCTCTGAGTGGGCTGGCTCCCTGGATGTAGGGTCCGGAGTTGGTGGTGGCTGGAGTGGAGGCCCAAGAGGAGGGACTGCAGGAACTGCTGCAGAGATGGAAGGCATGGGGGCAGAGTGTGAGACCCAAGATGATGCTGGAGATCACGATCTTCAGCTCTGACCATGGAGGTGGCCTGGAGGGCCTCTGGTGGATGACCAGCACTGAATTCCAGGCCTCACTTTTCTACCAACTCACTGGGCAgacttgggcctcagtttccccatctgaaatCATTAAGTTGGACACAGTGGTCTCAGaaagccctcacagccctcgtaTTGTTATTTGCTAACTTAAATAAACAGAGATCACCAAAAAAGATGTACTAGAATGTTCAGAGAACACTTCGTAATACCATAAAACTGAAACTACCCACGTGTCCACCAACAGgagagcagatttttaaaaaatagtggtaCAGGCTGaatacggtggctcatgtctgtatgggaggctgaggcaggtggatcacctaaggtcaggagttcgagactggcctggccaacatggtgaaaccctatctctactaaaaatacagaattaggcatggtggcacatgcctatataatcccagttactcaggaggctgaggcaggagaattgcttgaacctggaaggcggaggttacggtgagccgagatcacgccactgcactccagcctgggcaacagagtgaaactccatctcaaaaaaacaaaaaacaaaacaaaacaaaacaaaacaaacaaacaaaaaaacagtggtatgggccagatgcagtgactcacgcctgtgatcccaacattttgggaggccaaggttagcagatcgcttgagtccaggagttcaagaccagcctgggtgacacagtgaaacaccatctgtactaaaaatacaaaaattagccaggcatggtggcacatgcctatagttccaactacttgggaggctgaggcgggaggatcacttgagagccagggaggtggatgagcctaggtcacaccactgcactccagcctgggtgacagagccagaccctgtctaaaaaaaaagtttttaaaaatttaaattaaaaaaaaaatagtggtatGATCCGCAATGGAGTACtacacagcaatgaaaaagaacaaactacagCTACAcgcaaaaacatggatgaatcttacagATATAATGAATGTTGATGAATGTTTGTGAGAGATGAATAAAAACTAGAtacaggccaggtggggtggctcacgcctgtaatcccagcactttgggaggccgaggtgggtggatcacaaggtcaggagttcgagaccagcctggccaatatggcgaaaccccgtctctactaaaaatacaaaaattagctggacgtggtggcaggtgcctgtagtcccagctacttggaaggctgagacaggagaatggcttgaacccaggaagcagaggttacagtgagccaagattgcaccgctgtgctccagcctgggaagacagagtgagactctgtctcaaaaaacaaaacaacaacaaaaacacaaaagaaaacagatacaaaaaaaaCCCCTACACACTCTATGTTTCACCAAAAATAGGTAAAACTGATCTATGCTGAGAAAAGTCAGGATCGTATTTACCATCAGAGGGGTTGTAGTTGGTTGAATAGTgtctcccccaaaattcatgtctatctgggacctcagaatgtgaccttaattGGAAACAGAGTCTTCGCAGATaaaattagttaagatgaagtcatgcTGGGTTCGGGTGGGATTAATCTAGTGACTGGTACCCTTATTAAAAGAGCTTGTGGAAACACAGGGACACACAAGGGAGAATGT
The sequence above is drawn from the Symphalangus syndactylus isolate Jambi chromosome 20, NHGRI_mSymSyn1-v2.1_pri, whole genome shotgun sequence genome and encodes:
- the NKIRAS2 gene encoding NF-kappa-B inhibitor-interacting Ras-like protein 2 isoform X2; translation: MGKSCKVVVCGQASVGKTSILEQLLYGNHVVGSEMIETQEDIYVGSIETDRGVREQVTIVVLGNKCDLQEQRRVDPDVAQHWAKSEKVKLWEVSVADRRSLLEPFVYLASKMTQPQSKSAFPLSRKNKGSGSLDG
- the NKIRAS2 gene encoding NF-kappa-B inhibitor-interacting Ras-like protein 2 isoform X1, translating into MGKSCKVVVCGQASVGKTSILEQLLYGNHVVGSEMIETQEDIYVGSIETDRGVREQVRFYDTRGLRDGAELPRHCFSCTDGYVLVYSTDSRESFQRVELLKKEIDKSKDKKEVTIVVLGNKCDLQEQRRVDPDVAQHWAKSEKVKLWEVSVADRRSLLEPFVYLASKMTQPQSKSAFPLSRKNKGSGSLDG